The following are encoded together in the Chloroflexota bacterium genome:
- a CDS encoding helix-turn-helix domain-containing protein has protein sequence MVTEQQPAEWLSVDEFAALLRLPRSSVYEAISGGRLEHRRVGRSIRIHRDAGFVQASPTTRPAQRRRALVIVRRTTNKRAV, from the coding sequence ATCGTGACCGAGCAGCAGCCGGCCGAGTGGCTGTCAGTGGACGAGTTTGCGGCGTTGCTGCGGCTGCCGCGCTCGTCGGTCTACGAGGCGATCAGCGGCGGGCGCCTGGAGCATCGCCGCGTGGGCCGCAGCATCCGCATCCACCGAGACGCCGGCTTCGTCCAGGCGTCGCCCACGACGCGTCCCGCGCAGCGGCGGCGGGCGCTGGTGATCGTGCGCCGCACCACAAACAAGCGCGCCGTCTGA